In one Takifugu flavidus isolate HTHZ2018 chromosome 9, ASM371156v2, whole genome shotgun sequence genomic region, the following are encoded:
- the hrh2a gene encoding histamine receptor H2a isoform X2 — protein MLSSVVLGVLLSLIILLTVGGNVLVCLAVCASRRLRCLTNCFIVSLAATDLLLGLLVLPFSALLQLSDDWPLGPVFCNFYISMDVMLCTASILTLLVISVDRYLAVTMPLRYASLVLPWRVAVAMASVWTVSLAVSFLPIQMGWNTVNGTVQNQGPGHPERKCHFELNRPYVLTDSLLTFYIPLLAMCWTYFRILLIARTQAKRIIRTRPTCIASYNCRNRSSTTTTSVPSVSAMTLREHKATVTLAALIGAFIVCWLPYFILFTVLGLKEHPDPSSVPEYSIVLWLGYTNSALNPILYGALNKDFRSAYTRLLRCRCPSYSDCGCRPSPKLPAVFLSPSPSKRGVYRDGTAVRARPIDVHSRTSQSNHSASAK, from the exons ATGTTGTCAAGTGTGGTGCTGGgcgtcctcctctccctcatcatCCTTCTAACTGTTGGTGGTAacgtgcttgtgtgtttggctgTCTGTGCCTCCCGACGCCTCCGCTGTCTGACCAACTGCTTCATTGTGTCGCTGGCTGCGACAGATTTGCTGCTCGGCCTGCTGGTCcttcctttctctgctctcctgcagctgagcgACGACTGGCCTCTTGGGCCGGTATTCTGTAACTTCTACATCTCCATGGATGTCATGCTCTGCACTGCGTCCATCCTCACTCTATTGGTGATCAGTGTTGACCGCTACCTTGCTGTAACCATGCCTCTGAGATATGCCTCACTGGTGCTGCCCTGGAGGGTTGCGGTAGCCATGGCCAGTGTTTGGACAGTGTCCTTAGCTGTGTCTTTTTTACCCATCCAAATGGGGTGGAACACGGTCAATGGGACTGTGCAGAATCAGGGTCCCGGCCACCCAGAGAGGAAATGTCATTTTGAGCTGAACAGACCATACGTGCTGACCGACTCCCTTCTAACTTTCTACATACCCCTGCTGGCAATGTGCTGGACCTACTTCAGAATCCTTCTCATTGCACGGACACAGGCCAAACGCATCATCAGGACCCGTCCCACTTGCATCGCCAGCTACAACTGCAGGAACAGATCGTCCACCACAACCACATCGGTTCCCAGTGTCTCGGCCATGACTCTGCGGGAGCACAAAGCCACCGTTACACTGGCTGCATTGATAGGAGCTTTTATCGTGTGCTGGCTGCCATATTTCATTCTTTTCACAGTGTTGGGCCTGAAAGAGCATCCCGACCCGAGCTCAGTACCGGAATATTCCATTGTGCTGTGGTTGGGTTATACCAACTCAGCCCTCAACCCTATTCTCTATGGAGCCCTCAATAAGGACTTTCGGTCAGCTTACACGCGCCTGTTGAGATGCAGATGCCCGTCCTACAGTGACTGCGGCTGTCGGCCCTCTCCTAAACTACCAGCAG tttttctgtctccctctcccagCAAGAGAGGAGTTTACCGAGATGGCACTGCTGTGCGAGCACGTCCCATCGACGTGCACAGCAGGACAAGTCAATCAAACCATTCGGCTTCAGCAAAATAA
- the hrh2a gene encoding histamine receptor H2a isoform X1: MLSSVVLGVLLSLIILLTVGGNVLVCLAVCASRRLRCLTNCFIVSLAATDLLLGLLVLPFSALLQLSDDWPLGPVFCNFYISMDVMLCTASILTLLVISVDRYLAVTMPLRYASLVLPWRVAVAMASVWTVSLAVSFLPIQMGWNTVNGTVQNQGPGHPERKCHFELNRPYVLTDSLLTFYIPLLAMCWTYFRILLIARTQAKRIIRTRPTCIASYNCRNRSSTTTTSVPSVSAMTLREHKATVTLAALIGAFIVCWLPYFILFTVLGLKEHPDPSSVPEYSIVLWLGYTNSALNPILYGALNKDFRSAYTRLLRCRCPSYSDCGCRPSPKLPAAREEFTEMALLCEHVPSTCTAGQVNQTIRLQQNKQQESQSPIHK; this comes from the exons ATGTTGTCAAGTGTGGTGCTGGgcgtcctcctctccctcatcatCCTTCTAACTGTTGGTGGTAacgtgcttgtgtgtttggctgTCTGTGCCTCCCGACGCCTCCGCTGTCTGACCAACTGCTTCATTGTGTCGCTGGCTGCGACAGATTTGCTGCTCGGCCTGCTGGTCcttcctttctctgctctcctgcagctgagcgACGACTGGCCTCTTGGGCCGGTATTCTGTAACTTCTACATCTCCATGGATGTCATGCTCTGCACTGCGTCCATCCTCACTCTATTGGTGATCAGTGTTGACCGCTACCTTGCTGTAACCATGCCTCTGAGATATGCCTCACTGGTGCTGCCCTGGAGGGTTGCGGTAGCCATGGCCAGTGTTTGGACAGTGTCCTTAGCTGTGTCTTTTTTACCCATCCAAATGGGGTGGAACACGGTCAATGGGACTGTGCAGAATCAGGGTCCCGGCCACCCAGAGAGGAAATGTCATTTTGAGCTGAACAGACCATACGTGCTGACCGACTCCCTTCTAACTTTCTACATACCCCTGCTGGCAATGTGCTGGACCTACTTCAGAATCCTTCTCATTGCACGGACACAGGCCAAACGCATCATCAGGACCCGTCCCACTTGCATCGCCAGCTACAACTGCAGGAACAGATCGTCCACCACAACCACATCGGTTCCCAGTGTCTCGGCCATGACTCTGCGGGAGCACAAAGCCACCGTTACACTGGCTGCATTGATAGGAGCTTTTATCGTGTGCTGGCTGCCATATTTCATTCTTTTCACAGTGTTGGGCCTGAAAGAGCATCCCGACCCGAGCTCAGTACCGGAATATTCCATTGTGCTGTGGTTGGGTTATACCAACTCAGCCCTCAACCCTATTCTCTATGGAGCCCTCAATAAGGACTTTCGGTCAGCTTACACGCGCCTGTTGAGATGCAGATGCCCGTCCTACAGTGACTGCGGCTGTCGGCCCTCTCCTAAACTACCAGCAG CAAGAGAGGAGTTTACCGAGATGGCACTGCTGTGCGAGCACGTCCCATCGACGTGCACAGCAGGACAAGTCAATCAAACCATTCGGCTTCAGCAAAATAAGCAGCAGGAGAGTCAGAGTCCTATACACAAGTGA
- the LOC130531366 gene encoding T-cell leukemia homeobox protein 3-like isoform X2, giving the protein MEQSPSAPSPPPKPVNHEPISFGIDQILGGGTEPENGRTAGRQSGSDSSNVSDGYYSLGSPTAASAPSYTALSISLSGIMPSMEASGSYAENRSLGSRGVIRVPAHRPMTATGPPAPVQSAVTGFGGLCFPWIGNRFAKDRISALVPFAVTRRIGHPYQNRTPPKRKKPRTSFSRVQICELEKRFHRQKYLASAERAALAKSLKMTDAQVKTWFQNRRTKWRRQTAEEREAERQQANRLIMQLQQSALQKSLGESAVSDPLCAHNSSLYALQNLQPWAEERE; this is encoded by the exons ATGGAACAATCACCTAGTGCGCCGAGCCCTCCTCCAAAGCCGGTAAATCACGAACCCATCAGCTTCGGCATTGACCAGATCTTGGGAGGTGGTACGGAACCGGAAAACGGCCGCACAGCTGGAAGGCAAAGTGGATCCGATTCGAGCAACGTCAGTGACGGTTATTATAGTTTAGGAAGCCCGACCGCGGCCAGCGCGCCCTCGTACACCGCGCTGTCTATCTCCCTCTCCGGCATAATGCCTTCGATGGAGGCATCGGGTTCATACGCGGAAAACAGGAGTCTGGGCAGCCGAGGAGTTATTCGAGTACCGGCCCACAGACCCATGACAGCTACGGGACCCCCGGCTCCCGTTCAGAGTGCAGTCACTGGGTTTGGAGGGTTGTGTTTCCCTTGGATAGGAAACAGATTCGCCAAAGACAGAATATCAG ctctggtgCCGTTCGCTGTCACACGACGAATAGGACACCCGTACCAGAACCGAACCCCTCCAAAACGGAAAAAGCCTCGGACCTCCTTCTCCAGAGTCCAGATCTGCGAGCTGGAGAAGCGTTTCCATCGGCAGAAGTATCTGGCCAGCGCCGAGCGAGCAGCCCTGGCCAAGAGTCTGAAGATGACAGACGCACAGGTCAAAACCTGGTTCCAGAACCGCCGAACTAAATGGAG GAGGCAGACCGCCGAGGAGAGGGAAGCGGAGCGTCAGCAGGCCAATCGCCTCatcatgcagctgcagcagtccGCCCTCCAGAAGTCCCTCGGCGAATCAGCGGTGTCCGACCCACTGTGTGCCCACAACTCCTCTCTGTACGCCCTGCAGAACCTCCAACCCTGGGCCGAGGAGAGGGAATAG
- the LOC130531366 gene encoding T-cell leukemia homeobox protein 3-like isoform X1, producing MEQSPSAPSPPPKPVNHEPISFGIDQILGGGTEPENGRTAGRQSGSDSSNVSDGYYSLGSPTAASAPSYTALSISLSGIMPSMEASGSYAENRSLGSRGVIRVPAHRPMTATGPPAPVQSAVTGFGGLCFPWIGNRFAKDRISAALVPFAVTRRIGHPYQNRTPPKRKKPRTSFSRVQICELEKRFHRQKYLASAERAALAKSLKMTDAQVKTWFQNRRTKWRRQTAEEREAERQQANRLIMQLQQSALQKSLGESAVSDPLCAHNSSLYALQNLQPWAEERE from the exons ATGGAACAATCACCTAGTGCGCCGAGCCCTCCTCCAAAGCCGGTAAATCACGAACCCATCAGCTTCGGCATTGACCAGATCTTGGGAGGTGGTACGGAACCGGAAAACGGCCGCACAGCTGGAAGGCAAAGTGGATCCGATTCGAGCAACGTCAGTGACGGTTATTATAGTTTAGGAAGCCCGACCGCGGCCAGCGCGCCCTCGTACACCGCGCTGTCTATCTCCCTCTCCGGCATAATGCCTTCGATGGAGGCATCGGGTTCATACGCGGAAAACAGGAGTCTGGGCAGCCGAGGAGTTATTCGAGTACCGGCCCACAGACCCATGACAGCTACGGGACCCCCGGCTCCCGTTCAGAGTGCAGTCACTGGGTTTGGAGGGTTGTGTTTCCCTTGGATAGGAAACAGATTCGCCAAAGACAGAATATCAG cagctctggtgCCGTTCGCTGTCACACGACGAATAGGACACCCGTACCAGAACCGAACCCCTCCAAAACGGAAAAAGCCTCGGACCTCCTTCTCCAGAGTCCAGATCTGCGAGCTGGAGAAGCGTTTCCATCGGCAGAAGTATCTGGCCAGCGCCGAGCGAGCAGCCCTGGCCAAGAGTCTGAAGATGACAGACGCACAGGTCAAAACCTGGTTCCAGAACCGCCGAACTAAATGGAG GAGGCAGACCGCCGAGGAGAGGGAAGCGGAGCGTCAGCAGGCCAATCGCCTCatcatgcagctgcagcagtccGCCCTCCAGAAGTCCCTCGGCGAATCAGCGGTGTCCGACCCACTGTGTGCCCACAACTCCTCTCTGTACGCCCTGCAGAACCTCCAACCCTGGGCCGAGGAGAGGGAATAG
- the LOC130531367 gene encoding Kv channel-interacting protein 1-like isoform X2, which yields MGAVVGTLTMQTKPRRPSGDNIDDDLEMTMVCHRPEGLEQLEALTNFSKRELQVLYRGFKNECPSGVVNEDTFKQIYSQFFPHGDASTYAHFLFNAFDSAHTGSIKFEDFVTALSILLRGSITEKLQWTFNLYDINRDGYINKEEMTDIVKAIYDMMGKYTYPVLKTDAPKQQVDAFFQKMDKNRDGVVTLDEFILSCQEDENIMRSLQLFENVI from the exons ACAACATCGATGACGACCTGGAGATGACCATGGTCTGCCATCGACCTGAGGGCCTTGAACAACTAGAGGCTCTAACCAACTTTAGCAAAAGAGAGCTCCAGGTGCTCTACCGGGGCTTCAAGAAT GAGTGTCCCAGTGGGGTTGTGAATGAGGACACATTCAAGCAAATATACTCCCAATTCTTCCCACATGGAG ATGCCAGCACTTatgcccacttcctgttcaatgCATTTGACTCAGCACACACTGGCTCCATTAAGTTTGAG GACTTTGTGACAGCCCTGTCCATCCTGTTGAGGGGCTCCATTACCGAGAAGCTACAGTGGACCTTCAACCTTTATGACATCAACAGAGATGGCTACATCAACAAAGAG gaaatgacagaCATTGTAAAGGCGATATATGATATGATGGGGAAGTACACGTACCCTGTCTTGAAAACCGATGCACCCAAGCAGCAAGTGGATGCCTTCTTTCAG aaaatggacaaaaacagaGACGGTGTGGTCACTCTTGATGAATTCATCCTTTCCTGTCAAGAG GATGAAAACATCATGAGGTCTCTTCAGCTCTTTGAAAATGTCATCTAA